The Coffea arabica cultivar ET-39 chromosome 9c, Coffea Arabica ET-39 HiFi, whole genome shotgun sequence nucleotide sequence CAATAAGTGACTATTTGGAAGTGAAATTTGAATCCGAGCTTCTATTAGCCTTACCAATTGAACCAAGTGTCATATTGCTTTTACATAATACGTATAGAATTAAGATTTCGTGGCATAAAATACAAGCCTGTGATATTTCAAGGGGTATATTACAATTAACTCATACTATAACTACGACTTCTTACTTCTCGTTCTCTTGTTAGAAGTAGTAGTAGCCTTCCTCCAGCCTCGGACATCGGATCGTTCCATGCTCAACACGTTTCTTTCCTATCTTTGTTCCCTTGCTTTCTCTCTAATTAAACGCTACAAAAAGGCCTTCTCCTCCTTCCATAGCGTTCAGTGATCACAACAAGAAAGGTAGAGAACGAAAAGTTTGTTATTCTTTATTCAGATGATTAACCAGTAAAGACTTGGTACCATTTTTTGGCAGCTACAATTGGGTTTTTATTGGGTGTTCTGATATGGGTTTGCTCCGTTTGTCTTTGTTCGTATGTGAAATTTTGATTTGTATATGGGTTTCTGATGACAAAACGGGAAAAGGGGAACAGAATCTAGTCCTTAGTCGATATTGTTAATTTATTCTTTTCCACCAAATAAAGTCGGAATGGATTGATCGTTATGAGCTAGTTCTGTTAATTGATTTGTTTGTAATGTTTACTTGCAGATTGGCATATGAAGATATGAATTTTTCgtttgtttgaatttttttgtttggtttttgtCTTGATTGTTATTTGATGGTTGATGTTTTTATGCAATATATGTGGGTTTCTTGGTTTTCTGTCGAATAAGTTGGTTATAGGATGATTTTGGAGAagccaattttatttgctttggtTAAGGAGTAAATTGGTGGGAACCTTTTTCCGTTTATAATCAAGAGCTTTTGATGCCATATTTTGCGGAAAGTTTGTCCTTTgaccatccttttttttttttttcaattttttcttttcttttcgtttttatTCCTGTCCTTTACTGGTTTCGTCATTCTATTGAACAGTATTTGTGGTATGctgattcttatatgacttgCTTTTGTATTTGAGTGTCTATAATCATATGATCATTAATCATAATGGTGGTATTCTGTAATAAGCCACTTTTGTTTGTGTATTATCTGATATTTGACTGCAACTCTCTTTTTCCAGAAACTGCATGTATCTATTTGTACGAGGAAATTGAAGGTTGCTGTATGATTTCCATATCTGTGTGTTCTACAGGAATTTCTTGTGTCTAAGCTCTTCAATAAGTTTGGAGGAGCTCTTGCGTTTTGTATGTAAGTACTGTTAGTTGCTGTGTCGTTTTAATCTGTGCCTGTTGCCATAGTAAGGACAGATCTCCAGTGAGCCTTTATGGTACCTGAACTCTGGCTTACCTTAATGGAAGATGGATTACCTTGTTGTTTACGTACCTCATTTACATGCTGTGCCCTACTATCTGATCCTAGTGATGTGGAATGGCCTTCCCTCCCCATAGTTATTAGGCAGTAAAACCACAGCTAGGATGCAGTTTATGAGTTGAGTTTTCCTGCTCCTTTATGGTAATTTGATTGTTATTAATGTAGGAAAAGAATTTAGCTAATTAATGATAATTATCATTTCATGTCTGATTGGGGTCTTTATCTAGAACTTTCCTCTAGGTGCATATGAATACCGAAGAATGTTATGTGACCTACAATAAATCATTGACTGAGCTGATTTCTTGGGCAAAAATACTATGTGGATTTTTCCCTCCACTGGCATTTCTGCCTGTCTTTTTTGTTTCAATGTTGCTTCCCTCTTGAAGATGGGTCACGCTTATTATTCTGTTTTCCCTTCTATTGAATATGACTTCTCGTGTTTATTATAACAGGAATTTCTGAGTGTACGTAATTACTCCCAGTTTGTTATATGAGATGCTTGCTTCCTGAATTTAATCTGGAATCTACTTGTATAGTACATTAGTTCTTGTTACTCGATAATTTGAAGCTTAACTTTGCTGGAATTAATTGCTGCTATATTTTTCATTGGTAAACCACAATTAATTGTTTTAATACTTGTCTAAATGCTGTTcaactacaattttttttttttcggaaaaTAATCTCTTTTCGCTTGTAAGGGAGAGCTGGTTTTATGTTGATTTAGATGTCAAACCTATATGAAGGTCTTGACTGCTTCAATATGTTATTGCTCATACAGGAATAAGGGTAGATAGTAAAGTAAGATGGATGAGTTTTCTGGTAAGAGACACAGAGTTGGGGTGGTTGTCCCCAGAAAAGGATCTAGACTTGTTTCCAGGGATACCATTGATAAAAGAGATCAAAATGCTGAATTTTGCAATCGTCTTGGATGCAATGGAAGACTTAAATATGGAAAGAGTAATCAAAGTGATTGTGCTGACAAATCCAAAAATATAAGGCCTTCCTGTCATTCTTCAAATGGCAAGCAGATTACTAGGAGCTCCCCAGAGACTTGTTTTCCAATTAATAATGGAAGAAAATCACGACGTGATTCTGATTCTTTTGGGAAATCTTTGTCTAACTTGGACAATGATTCTGCAGAATCTTGTGGTGTTCGGTGTGAGCCAGATGTTACGGAACACATCCCTTTAGTAAATAGGAATAACACGGTACTTCAGCCTGATTTACAAGATTCAAGTGCTGGTAAAGTCACACTGACAGAAGTAGGGAGTTCAAGCACAGGATCAAGTAATAAATCTCATATAGTATTTCGTCACAAGCCTCCGTCTGGCTGTCAAAATCCTCTTCCTGGTCCCTCTGTTACATCTGTTATTTCTACATCAAATAGCATGGCTTCAGGGTCTAGGAACTACAATGGGAGTCGGTATGGTTTAAGAAATTTAAGATGCAACTCAATATCTGATGTTATCCCACGAGGTGGTTCAGCCTCAGAATCTAAGGTTAAGAGGGatgttttaagaaaaagaaGTCCTGAAGCACAAAGTAGTGCATCTTCTTCAGGAAGAAGAGGTAGCATGGCTCGTTCTGAAGATGGACATGTCTCCGCCTTCAATACAGGAATCTCTGTCACTGGCTCAAGACATGGTAGAAGCTGGGTTTCAAATAGTGATTCTCGCACTGCACCTCTGAGGACTCGGAAGGGATTGAACTCAAATACTAGGATTGGGCTTTCAAATCTTGACAACAGAAATGCTTTATTAACCAGTGAATCCAGTAGCGGTATTGCACAATTATCTAGACCTGAAACTCCTAATAGTGCATCTTATCAATCTTCCATGGAAGGTTCTTCAAATGCTTCAAGCTCCTGTAGACTATCTGCAAGAACTGGTATAATGTCCTTGACGCCCACAGAACATGGTATTACTCATGCTTTGCGGCGACGTAACCTGAATGGAGTTGCTGAGGTACTTCCCTGGTTCATCCGAAGAAGCACACtcctttgtttcttttgtgcTTAACAGAGAACTCAATACTCCAGTTCTGTTTTCTTGATCTTGCCTTGGcaatttttagtaaattgtatTATTTCATTCTGGCGCAGGTACTACTAGCTCTTGAGAGAATTGGACAAGATGAAGAGTATGAGGTACTCAATCTTTGGCAACTTTATGATTTGTGCAGATTGGCACTTGTATGTTGACTTTACTTCTTATCCATTTTGACTCAGCAATTACTTGCTTTGGAGAACGATTTATTTCTTGGCCACCTTAACTTCTACGACCAGCACAGAGATATGAGATTAGACATTGATAACATGTCGTATGAGGTAGGTTATCATAAGATGCAATAGATTGGAATCACTAAGTACAATATTGTTCTAACtactttttattccttttctggCTAACCAGATTGTACTAACTTGAATTTATAACAATTGTCCTTTAAATCAGCATTTTTTTGTTAATCACGAAAGTTTTCTTATTTGTTTCTCGGCTATAAATTGGTGCCGCTGATGTACAATGCCCTCTTTTCGTACTTCTTGACTGTTTTTGTACTCCTTTTTGACAGGAATTACTTGCTTTAGAGGAGAGGATGGGTACTGTGAGCACAGCACTCTCAGAAGAGGCATTTGCTAAATGCATCACGAAATGCATATACCAGACTGCTACGGCAGATGTTGGGGCTGCTGGATGTAGTGACGATGAAGCTGATATTAGATGCGGTATTTGCCAGGTGGTGTCCTCATTACCAAATATATGCTCTTGCAATAATGCTTTTGTTTGGATGTGCTTTGAGTAGTTACTGTTAAAAAAGTTTTTGGCCCTCAAGATAGAAGCAGCCTTACTGTAGCATAGAATTACCATCAGTGGTCATCCTAGATGAGAGATTTTGAGGTAAGCTTGGATTAAGTTGGCAATGTTGGCCAGTATTTCTAAAAGAGCTCCAGTGGAAGTAGGTTATcttctcctctctttttttttttttttttgaaaaatgaattccCTAAGAAACGGACCAGAATATAAATCTGATGTATGCAGAACCCCCATCCCTccccccaacccccccccccctcctcttgaaaaaaaaaggaagaaaagaaaggaaggccGAAGATGAATAAAGAGAACGTTTATTGTGAAGACTTAAATGTGTGTGCATGTTTGCCTGTGTCTCTTCTGGCTGAACCTCAGTCGGTTTTGCTTCAAATTCAACTTagctgatgatgatgatgagccTTTTGTTTCAGCTGCATCAATTTGCTTGTGCAAAATTATGTATAATTTATTGAGATTGGAACTGCGGGAAACCAGTTGACTCTGTGATGCATGATTCTCGTTTGTTCCAACAATGATGCATTAGTAGCTTGCAACAAATTTGATAATGCTACAAGTTTCCTGGTTTAGAATTAGGCCCTATTTGAATGCTTGCAGAATTTCTGACACCTCATCCATGTTTTCCTATGGTGGATGATTTTCTCTAATTGGAGAAACTGATTTGCCAGTTATACTTGAATTCTTTCCATGCACACTCAAACATTGATGAAAAGCACCTACTTTGCAGGAAGAGTATGTAGCAGGTGATGAAATTGGGAAGCTGGGATGTGAACATGGTTATCACTTGGTATGTATACACCAGTGGTTACGGTTGAAGAATTGGTGTCCCATTTGCAAGGCTTCAGCTGCACCATCCCAGTCTTCTTTGTCGTCCTAAGCTCAACTGCCAAGCTATACAAGGACACTAAATAACATACCCATGTACAAATTACAGAGTCTGGTCATGCTTTTGCACCGCCTtccttttctcattttttcccTTCTGACGTAAATAGTTTCTTAGCTACATTCAGTTTAGTAAGCAATAACTGATTTCTAAGTGGAAATTTAAAGATAGGATAGGAGAGTTAAGATGTTGATACTCcttggaaatttgtttacatCTAAAATAATGTAACATTTGTATCTTTCTAAAACTCTATAAAGTAAACATGATTTCTATTCCATTGAACAAATTTGAGATGTTGGAAAGTTTTCAAGGTATGTAAGATGTTACCGGTTGACTGTATATTTCACTTGTATTGATCAAATTGGTAACAAGATTATAAGCATCTCAAAAACTAAAAAGTCTTCtacataaaaagaaataaataatttacACTTCAATCCCTTTGTCTAGTTGGAAAGAATTTGAACGAAATGGAGTTCAAGTATTTGTTCACTTcatctatttattttttatgattcacATTAGAGGTGGGTTCCGCTAACCCGAAAAGTTATTTTCAAGGTTTGATGTAAGATGTTACCGGTTGACTGTATTCGCcccgcatatatatattttttatttttatttttatttcacttGTATTGATAAAACAAATTGGTAACAAGATTATAAGCATCTCAAAAACTAAAAAGTCTTCtacataaaaagaaataaataatttacACTTCAATCCCTTTGTCTAGAAACCTTTTTTTGGAAAGAATTAAATTCGAACGAAATGGGGCGGGACGGGTACTCGCTGATCCGACCCTATCTCAGCGGGTACTCGTTATAGGGTACCCGCTGATATTCGGGATAGGTAAGGGTCAGAAAATGGTTGACCCGCAAGGTGCGAGTCGAGTCAGCCAAATGGTGAATGtgacgggtacccaacccgcgcccACCCCTAATTCACATGCTGTTAAACCTGTTAAATAATTTCTTTTAGATCGTTTAGAAATCTTTTTaccattcttttttatttttgaccgAACCCGGGTTGGTACGAATGCTTAAATTCTTTTGCAATATTAACCAAAATTTGGTTGGCAGTACAATACTAATCATAACAGCCCTGTCATCTAGTTGCCAAGACTTAGGCCCCAGAATAAGGAACTGCTGATGTTAGTTTGCTTCATCCTTTTTATTCTTCCCGAGTTTAATGTGGTTTCCATCTAGGATTTGTTTGTAAAGGCCCTCTATGTTTCCATGCAAAGAACCTTTaatgaagtgaaaaaaataTTACCAAGACAATCAAAACCAACAACTTATGATGGATAGTTCAACCAATAATTGAGCAACCACATGTAAGAGCTCAAGATAAATCTTCAGTACTTCAGCTCAAACACAGAAAGCTACTCATTTGCGGTTGAAGTACGACAAATTTTTCACTGCAATTGACCCATTTCTATTCGCCAGCCTTCCCATGGTTTCATGTACCAAGTCCCCACCAAGAGATTTCCTTATCCgtccaaaataaataaaaaaacaagtCTACGCCTAAAATCACTAGCCACCCAAAAGGCCAAAACAAACAAGACTGCCTGGACCAACTCAAAATCTCCAAGCATTTGAGTTGGAGCTGATAAACATAGAATTTAACTAAAATCAGTACAATCAATGCATTCAAAGATCGACACGGTCACAATAGCCAACCTTCTCGTGGTTTTGCCTAAACAAGCCCTTTTACGAAGCTTCCCCTACTTGTCCCACGAGGGGGGATGGGGTTTTTTTTGTTGGAAGACGTgggtgttggggggggggggggggggaggataAAACATTTCTACACGACAAAAAGGACTGCCAGCACCAAGCTGAAAATCTCCAAAACTTGCATTAGAGCTGATAAATAACCAATGTGGATACACAATTTGTAAACTCAATATCTCATACCTAACCTGAGCTGGAGATCTAATAAGACCTAAGCTCACAGATCCTCACAGGAAGCTACACTTTTAACTTGTTCTTAACCTGAAACTAAAACCTATTTACCCAGTAGGACAACATTTCTCTCACAAGAAAAATCTTCTGCGACTAGTATCCATTTCCGGCTGGTATTCAAAAGATAAACAAAGCAGAGCAGAAAAATGAATTAGCTCAATGCAGGCAAAAAAGATAAATATCTGTATAAGTAATGAAGACCTATAGCTAAATCAAGCATTATTGCAGAATAAAAAATAAGCGGGAATCACCTTGTGAACCCACTCATATTCCCCACCCTTTGAATCAAATGTTCCATGTTGCAGACTGATTAACTTTAATGTGAAACGAGGACCGCATTCCTGCAAGATTTCCATCTGATGTTACAAAAGGCATCATAGGCAGAGAATATATTAAGTGAACTACATGAGGACTATCAACATTAACACAATACCTGGCAGCTGTAAAACTTTTTTCCTAAAAACTTCAATGGCAAACACATATAATAATAAACTTAAAATAGTCAGGCACAACAATccactttttgtttttttgcaaAGTTTGCCGATTAACTACCCTAAAAAGCTGGCATTTGGAGGCAAATGCAGACATCTGAATAAGATAACAATAGCATCAAGCTCCATCTCATTAACTCTCATTAAAAGAAGTTGAATAGCATCATTCAAACAGCTTTATCTTGTTGGAAAACtcgtcactttttttttctctttttggtaATGAGAAAAAACTCATCACTGTCCATAGGTTTTCAAGCTCATAGACAagaaatcatgaaattttcctcaaaaagATTTTTGATCTCATGAGAAACTTAGATCAATTTAAAACACGTATGTAATTCCATATCAACTCCCTCCCAGCAAGGGAAGTGACAGTTTTGCATCATTACACAGACTCAAACTTTGCTTTCTGCCCTCTTCATACTATATATACTTCATATCTTCAAAGTATTCGACTTCACGAGGAGAGTTCTCTTGCAATAAGAAAATCAATAGGTGGAAAAAACAGATAACATATGAAAGTCAAACAAACAGATTACCAATAGTCTCTTTCTCTGCTTCTGTTTTGCCTTTTATGTGTTGTTGTTTTGTAGTAATAAATATTTCTTTGATGAACAGTTAAAACAAACTGGAAGGAAATTTTAAGCATTGTTCACGAATGTTCAGATCTCTATAGCACATACACTTACCAGACCAGCTAGAAGCCAAGTTCTTGGTGTGGTTTCAGCTTTACTAGGTAAAGTTTCTAATTCATATTCTGACTCAGATAGCTATTTCCTTTCTTGTGTTGCATTTTTTTGCCCCTTGTTTCTTATCCTTCTCTACATTTTTTAAGTGGATAATATGAATGTGAGTTTTTTTTCAGCCACTAAATCGATTCCAAACCTTAAAAAGAACTACCGTAAAGCATGAAAAGAATTGGCCATCATTATAAACagcaattaaaaagaaagacgaAAAATGCTAAAGCATAAAAGACCTGTATGACAGGAATATCATCAGGGGCTATAGAAGTGTTGAGAGGGGTTTTCTCCATTCCTTAACCAGTTAACCCAAAGAAACATGTATGACTGGCATTGACTCAATTACCAGTTAACAATAGACATTCCGGTTAAAACATGGCCTGTATGATGTGCATCTTCATATACCGAAACTAAGGGTGCTGCAGATGCCAAATACGAGGACAAGGCCATTCATGGGAAGATTCAAACTTACTATAGAGTTCCTTGCAGGCAAATTTGTGCGGATCCAAGTGCATTACTAATTGCCATTTTAAGGCTTAGTCTCCTCAAAACAGCAACAAATTAATTCCCCTTATCTTGGGATTAGGACAAATAGCTTTTTTAACAAAACTAAAACTTATTCTTGAATTCTAAATGTGCTAGAAGTACTTATCACAAAAGAAAGAATATACATCTCAAGACAAGATGAACTAAATCAGAAACACAAACCTGAAGTCGTGCAATAAGTTTCTGCTCACTTTTCTCATCGTTATTATCCTTGCTTTTTTTGCCACTGGATGCAGCCTGCTTACTTtctttggtttcaaaaatgtaACTTCACATTCAAAAAATAAGGTTGCCATCACAAAGCTTTATTACAAGTCTAAGATCAATATGTGGAATAGAACAAACTCCTTAAAAGAAAGAACACACACCGGTGATGGCGAAAGAATACAAAATCACGTTGATTGTGAAACGTTACAACTCGACGACCACGAAAATTAGGATCTTGTGGGAAAAGCGATTGTATCAACCTATTAACCAAAATAATGCATAGAAAGAGTCATAAACAAAAATATAGATCCTAAAGTGCACGAGACAGAAATTATCTAGCAAAATACTTCATAAATATTCTAGGTTTAAGAGTACATGACATTCACAAACAcatacaagagagagagagagagagagagagagagagatcttAAAGTGCACGAGACAGAAATTATCTAGCAAAATACTTCATAAATATTCTAGGTTTAAGAGTACAAGACATTCACAAACACATACaggcgagagagagagagagagagatgatcTGTGCAAATCCAGAGAAAACAACATAAATTAACTGTGCCACCACACTAAATATAAACAATGTTTTAAACACACACCCAATTTCCTGTAACTCTCTTGAAAAAATCACATATAAAACAAGAAGTCACCTCCCGATACGATGTCCCAAGCGTGTTGTGAAGTTATTCAAGACTAGCTCAGGCTTGTGACTAGTTGGATTCCCATGATTCTGCAAGTGAAGGAGATTAAAGCATCATTATCTATCTGGAACTACAAGACATCCaaaatccaacatgcaacacctAAGTATGGaatacacatacacatatacagACCCAGATATCCATGAAAACAACAGCCATTTCAAGAAAACACACCCAGAAGAAAGCACATGATAATTAAAATTACACTATTGAGAATGAGGGAAAATATTCAGGAAGGAATAGCAGGATACTGAAACAAAGCTATCAAAGGAACACTTTGGGGATAGGTATCTAACTAAAGGACCATCAGAAATTGCAATACTAAAATCATCATGAGTACTAGAGTGCAACGTAAAACCATGACAACGTTCAGCACCCTTATCAAACTAATATAGCTTCTTCTCTTAAGAGAAAATCATTCCTAATTAAAAAGCTTAGCAGCTTAGACAAGATTCTGAAAAAGAAGACGGAGGACCAACAAACCTTAATATCCTTGCGCAGAAGCAGCTTTGATAATTTGAAATGGGCAGTAGGTCCATCAGGTAATGCAATTATCAATAAAGCATCTAAAAGAAGATTCCATCATTAGTATTCTACATTAACTCATGAGGAGAGAAAAAAGGCCAGAGGCAATGGTTGTGTGCAAATGCTAGATAAAGGCTGCATAATTTAACCTGGTTCCCGGCGATTAGTGTGGACAACGATAACAGAAGTGAATTCCTTATTTTCTGCATATTCTACAATCTGCATAGGCAAAATATGCCAAAATAAAAGCTATTTTGtagtttttttgaaaaaaaaaaggaattaacAGAAATTAATATTAAAACCTTTTTAAGATCATAGGTTCCTCTCTTGAAATAGTGTGCATTTGGGATCACAGAGAGTAGATCTGATATAAAAGCAGGTCCCCTCTGTagagaaagaaataaataagaCATAAAATCTACACACAAAAAAAGCAAGTCTTTGACAACAgggaaaaacaataataatgatCTGAAACTAAAGGCAACGCTGTACAGTCAAATAGGTACAAATACTCAAATTAACACATACAGTTGAATTGAAGCGGCAAGTTGTTATGAGTATCTTTGGAGTGCGGTCCTGCTTCAGAATCGAACTAAATTCATCTGCATCATTTGCAGCATATAGCTgtagatgaagaaggcaagagCAGCACATATGAGACACACAGGATAATCTGTCATGTTATCAAATTTCCCAAGTATTCTTTCCAAATATGCAGCTTGGGAAAACATTGAAGATTCAAGATGGATAACAGGATACCTCTTCATCGTCAGGCTTGCAGATAGTCTCGTCAAGCTCCCTGGTATTTTCAATTGTGCGAGGGATTTTCCTCGGCGGAGGCTGCTTGTCGACAGAAAAATGTCCATCAGAATACAATTAGATAGTCAAATCTTGTTTTAATCAATTGCTTGCTTGTTGGATCAAAAATTACTAAATTATTAGCATATATTAGACATATCGGATTGGACATACTAAACACTAAAGCCTCAAGATTAACAAACAGCATTCGTTTGATGAGAAAGATATGGAAAAAGAATGTCTTTaaataaatgaatttaaaaaagaaaaaggatgaaAGGCAAACCTCCTCGCCAAGCTCAAGAGCTCTCTGCTCAGCCGCGTCACGAGCCTTGGCCCTCTTACGTTTCTCAAGCCTTTTCTGGTGCTTAAGCTTGGCATGGACGGCAGACCTCTTCTCCTTATTCTTTATTGTCGATGGAAGCAATCCATCCGCCGCCagtttctccttcttcttcttctttaccTTTTGTTCTCCTCCTTCCTCGGTA carries:
- the LOC113707712 gene encoding uncharacterized protein, translating into MGGKRKDFASTTDVQGTEEGGEQKVKKKKKEKLAADGLLPSTIKNKEKRSAVHAKLKHQKRLEKRKRAKARDAAEQRALELGEEPPPRKIPRTIENTRELDETICKPDDEELYAANDADEFSSILKQDRTPKILITTCRFNSTRGPAFISDLLSVIPNAHYFKRGTYDLKKIVEYAENKEFTSVIVVHTNRREPDALLIIALPDGPTAHFKLSKLLLRKDIKNHGNPTSHKPELVLNNFTTRLGHRIGRLIQSLFPQDPNFRGRRVVTFHNQRDFVFFRHHRYIFETKESKQAASSGKKSKDNNDEKSEQKLIARLQECGPRFTLKLISLQHGTFDSKGGEYEWVHKPEMDTSRRRFFL
- the LOC113708943 gene encoding uncharacterized protein isoform X2; the protein is MDEFSGKRHRVGVVVPRKGSRLVSRDTIDKRDQNAEFCNRLGCNGRLKYGKSNQSDCADKSKNIRPSCHSSNGKQITRSSPETCFPINNGRKSRRDSDSFGKSLSNLDNDSAESCGVRCEPDVTEHIPLVNRNNTVLQPDLQDSSAGKVTLTEVGSSSTGSSNKSHIVFRHKPPSGCQNPLPGPSVTSVISTSNSMASGSRNYNGSRYGLRNLRCNSISDVIPRGGSASESKVKRDVLRKRSPEAQSSASSSGRRGSMARSEDGHVSAFNTGISVTGSRHGRSWVSNSDSRTAPLRTRKGLNSNTRIGLSNLDNRNALLTSESSSGIAQLSRPETPNSASYQSSMEGSSNASSSCRLSARTGIMSLTPTEHGITHALRRRNLNGVAEVLLALERIGQDEEYEELLALEERMGTVSTALSEEAFAKCITKCIYQTATADVGAAGCSDDEADIRCGICQEEYVAGDEIGKLGCEHGYHLVCIHQWLRLKNWCPICKASAAPSQSSLSS
- the LOC113708943 gene encoding uncharacterized protein isoform X1 encodes the protein MDEFSGKRHRVGVVVPRKGSRLVSRDTIDKRDQNAEFCNRLGCNGRLKYGKSNQSDCADKSKNIRPSCHSSNGKQITRSSPETCFPINNGRKSRRDSDSFGKSLSNLDNDSAESCGVRCEPDVTEHIPLVNRNNTVLQPDLQDSSAGKVTLTEVGSSSTGSSNKSHIVFRHKPPSGCQNPLPGPSVTSVISTSNSMASGSRNYNGSRYGLRNLRCNSISDVIPRGGSASESKVKRDVLRKRSPEAQSSASSSGRRGSMARSEDGHVSAFNTGISVTGSRHGRSWVSNSDSRTAPLRTRKGLNSNTRIGLSNLDNRNALLTSESSSGIAQLSRPETPNSASYQSSMEGSSNASSSCRLSARTGIMSLTPTEHGITHALRRRNLNGVAEVLLALERIGQDEEYEQLLALENDLFLGHLNFYDQHRDMRLDIDNMSYEELLALEERMGTVSTALSEEAFAKCITKCIYQTATADVGAAGCSDDEADIRCGICQEEYVAGDEIGKLGCEHGYHLVCIHQWLRLKNWCPICKASAAPSQSSLSS